In the Ktedonobacterales bacterium genome, GCAAGACACGGATGGGAAACGCCAATTCCTGCGGGGTTCGCCCCTCGTAGAGATGAATACGGCCCTGCATAGCAACGACCCGGCGATGCGCCAGCCGCCCTAAAACCAACATTCCGGCATGGCCTGCCACTGTTGATACAGGAAAATGGGGGATCGAGGCATAGGGAATCCGCACAGCATCCTCAATCTCATCAGCCAGAACTCCCAGGCCAGAGCCAAGAATAACAGCGACTTCCGGCTGTAATGGGGTCTTGCCGCGCACATAGGCAACAGCATCTGCAAGATGCAGCTCCATATCAGCGTTCATCTCTCTATGCCATCCTTTCTGCTATGCTATATATAATGATACCATTCCTTCGCGCAAGCACTCTCTATGAGTCAACGTTCAGACCAGAGTTCAAGGAGCGAGAAAAAGATCATGGAACTGCTTCGTACCCCTGACGAACGCTTTGCCAACTTGCCGGATTATCCCTTCGCGCCCCACTATGTCGAAGTCAATGGAGTGCGCATTCACTACCTTGATGAAGGGCCAGCCGACGCTGAGCCGGTGCTGCTCATGCACGGTGAGCCTTCCTGGTCGTACCTCTATCGCAAGATGATCCCCATTATCACCGCCGCAGGCTATCGAGCGATTGCCCCTGATCTGGTGGGCTTTGGCCGCTCGGATAAGCCCGCCCAGCGCGAGGATTATACCTATCAACGCCATGTTGATTGGATGCGCGGCCTGCTAGAGCAGCTTGATTTGAGGCGCATTACGCTCGTCGGCCAGGACTGGGGCGGGCTGATCGGCCTGCGGCTGGCCGCCGAACACGAGGATCGCTTTGCGCGCATTGTAGCAGCCAATACCGGCCTTCCCACCGGCGATCATCCGATGGGCGAAGCATTTACGCGCTGGCAGCAATTCTCGCAGCAAGTCCCTGAGTTTCACGCCGGGGGCATCGTCAGGGGCGCGTGTGTCAGCAAGCTCGCGCCGGAAGTCATCGCGGCCTATGACGCGCCGTTCCCCGATGATCGCTATAAAGAGGGCGCGCGCCAGTTCCCCATGCTTGTGCCTACCAGGCCAGATGACCCGGCAGCGCCAGCTAACCGCAAAGCCTGGGAGGTCTTTGCCCGCTGGCAAAAACCCTTCCTGACCGCCTTCAGCGACTCAGACCCCGTTACGCGCGGAGCCGATCA is a window encoding:
- a CDS encoding haloalkane dehalogenase, with translation MELLRTPDERFANLPDYPFAPHYVEVNGVRIHYLDEGPADAEPVLLMHGEPSWSYLYRKMIPIITAAGYRAIAPDLVGFGRSDKPAQREDYTYQRHVDWMRGLLEQLDLRRITLVGQDWGGLIGLRLAAEHEDRFARIVAANTGLPTGDHPMGEAFTRWQQFSQQVPEFHAGGIVRGACVSKLAPEVIAAYDAPFPDDRYKEGARQFPMLVPTRPDDPAAPANRKAWEVFARWQKPFLTAFSDSDPVTRGADQLFQKLIPGAKDQPHTTIIGGGHFLQEDKGPELAQIVVDFIRRAR